GTCAAACGGTTTCATTTCGAGTGGGATGATTTTGAAACCCAGGGCAGAATTCTGGGGCATCATCTCATTTTCTTGGGGTTAGGAACCTTTTTGTTTACGGGTTGGGGAGCCACTCATGGCTTCTATGATCCCAGTATTGGAGAGGTCAGAGCAGTCGTACCTGAATTTAATATCGTCAGACTGTTCAAATATGGATGGGCTGTTCCGGGTTTCAATCCGTTCTTTGTCGATAACCTAGAAGATGTGCAGATGGGCCACCTCTTTGTTGGCTTTCTCTATACTCTGGGCGGTGTTTTCCACATTTTGGTTAAACCCTGGCCCTATACGGATCGGCTATATCGCAAAAATGCTGATGCTATCTTGGCCTATGCCTTGGGTGGACTCGCCTTTTTAGGCTTTATTGCCTGTTACTTTACTGCTGTTAACGAAATCACATTTCCGCCGGAGTTCTTTGGTCCTGTCCTAGAGCTAAGGTTTGTATTTGCCCCGTATTTTGCTGACATCATTGATACAGCAAACGGTATGCATACCTCCCGTTTCTGGATTTGCAATTTCCATTTCTATTGGGCTTTCTTTTGCCTTCAAGGCCATCTCTTTCACGCCTTGCGTGGGATGGGCTTCGATTTCCGAGATGTCCCCAAATATTTTGAGCAATTCGCTTCCGAAGTTTAGGCGCGGGGGAATATTTCCCAACGCCTAGCTAGTGCTGCTATAGGAGTCCGTCTTTGCTGGACTCATCGTTGGTCCAGCGTTAGTCAGTCGTTCCAGCTTATCCATCCTGGCGAATTTTTGAGGTGGATAGATCCCTTGCTTGAGGGAGACCTTAGGCTATCTATTGCTTTCATTGCCGGGTGAGCGATATTGGCTGGAACTTTTAGGACAAATTGTTCGAAACACACCAAGGTTTTGATTTTTAGTAACTATTCCCTATCGAGGATTTTATTTATGACAGCATCTTTAACAAGACGCGACAAAATGGACAGGTCCCAGCTCACTGCGGGGACGGCAAGCCTGAGCGGTTATGAAGCGGAATGGTGGGCAGGCAATGTCCGCAACACTGATTTTTCTGGTACGCTTCTGGGTGCTCATTTATGCCATGCAGCTCTAATGAGCTGTGTTCCCGGCGCTTTTATTATTCAAGAGGCTGCTCGCTTTCAACCCGGCATTCCATTGTCGGAGCAAGGTATGGTCTTTATGCCTCACCTGGCGGGTTTAGGTATAGCCGTGGGCTCAGGTGGAGAGGTTCTGAGTACGTATCCCTATTTTGTGATTGGCGTTCTGCACTTCTTTGTGGCGGCATTCTGTTGTGCGGGTGGGCTATTTCACACCATTGCTGGAGAGGCGAATCTAGGAGATTACCCTGAAGGTAGCTGGGCCGCTCAATTCGATTATGATTGGGACGATTTTGAGTCCACCTCCTCTATTTTGGGCCATCACCTGCTTTGCTTAGGGGTTGCTTGTCTATTGTTTGCAGGCAATGCTGCTTATGGGAATGGCTTATATGATCCCTTGGTCGGTGAAGTTCGTCAGATTACTCCCAACCTGAATCCGATTACCTTGCTCGGTTACTTATTCGGATTTGCGAATGGAGAATGGACGATTTTGGGAATGGCGGCGGTTAACAATATGGAAGACCTAGTCGGGGGACATTTCCTGGTTGCCATTGTTGATATTGCAGGGGCTGCCTTTCATATCATTAATAAGAAACCTACGGCCTTTTTCAAAAATCGGCTAATCTTTTCCTTCCCTAATGGAGGTTTGGTGCGCGCTGGTATTTGCAATAGCGAAGCTATTCTGTCTTATAGTGTGGCTTCAGTGGGTTTTATTGCCATCAGTTCTGCCATTTTTACCCAGTATTGCGATATCGCTTTTGCTCCTGAGTTTTACGGCGTTGATCGGTCTGGGGCCGCTTCCATCCAGCTCATTCTGGGAGTGAACTGGATGGTCGTCGGGGGGCTATGGCATAGCCTGCGTGGCGAAAGGCTTCATGCCCTCAAGAATAAATAGTTCTATAGGCCAGCATTGAGATATAACGTTGTTCGAGTAAGGAATAACCATATCTGATGCTGGTCTATGCATTTTGTCAGTGACTCTTTTCTCTCGCTCGCGCAGCCTTGCTCACAATCTGTGCGAACGAGAGAAGACCTATAGATTTCCACTTTTATTTGTAGCAAGGAGTGCTGTGACTCAGTCAGTTCTTGCTACAAAGTTTTCGTTGAACCGTTATTAATCATTTTTTGAATAGAATAATGCAACTCAATACCCCTTATTTTAAGGACACGGCTGACTTGGCCGATGGTGTATTTAGTTCTCGTGCTTGGTTAGCCAATATTACTTACTATTTGGGCTTTTACTGCCTACAAGGGCACTTATTCCATAGCTTACGAGCGATGGGCGTAAAGTTTGAAGAGATCCCTGAGGCGTGCGCTCTCAACTTTGTCCAACAGCCGTCAATCATTACGGGAGCGGCTCCAACGATTGACGCTGCTTTAGACATAAAAGCAACTTTCCAAGAGGTGCCTGAAGAAGAAGATTATGCAGGGCTGTTTTTGCGCCACCACAGGATGCCATTGAACATTGCTCCAGCGATAAAGAGCATAAATGCCGGAATATTGTAGAAAGGGATGTGCTGTGCTGCAGTCCCAAAGCCAAATGCCAAGGTAAAAATGAGCCAAATATACCAGAGCCCCAGGGTATACAAAATGCTCAGTCTTTTAGGAACATGGGCTTGATATAGATAATCAAAAATTTCGGGTTTCACCAATTCTGTGACTGAGAACAGCACCATAATGATCCAGAGTGGAGCGGTCACTAGCCATGTTGTCCAAGAGCAAGTTTCCCCTAGTTGGTAGTACAGAACAATTTGGTAGAGATGGATGAGGTGAGATAGGGTCAGGGCTAGCCATAGATAGCTGCGATTGCTTTTGAGCCATTTCCCTAGTTCATCCGTTGTGGCTGTGAGGGGCTGGGTTACAAACACTAGCAAAAATGGAATAGCGGTTGTTAATGAACTCAACCTTAGAGCAGTGAGAATGTTTTCGCTGGTTATCTTGGGATAAAGGGCCAAACCTGATGCAAGCAGCATAAATACTGTCGAGATTAAAACACCAGTCCAGCCTAAGGATGACTGTTTGTGGGTTCTCATAGCCTGGAATTTAGATAAAATCGACCGATAGTTTTGTTTAAGTGATGATATTGGCTTTTGAAAGCTCTATTGTATCGTTTTTCTCTTTTTATATCTAAAAATCTGCTGATTAAGTTCTAGTCAACGGGTTGAGAGTATGGGAGATCTGTGGTGGGTTGCGAGGGTCTCCGACTGGCCTTTGGCCATCGCACAATTGATACCCTCCAGTTGCTATCGTTCTGCAGCAGTCGCAAATTTAGCTATAAATCATCGAATTCGCGGTTGAAAAGAATACCCGCAGAATCTTACTGAGAAGATTCTGCGGGTACAAGCTTTTGAATAGGGAAAGAGCGTTGAAACCGTTGAAATGATTCAATAATCACCTGCACGGATGTGAATTTAGCCTTGAACTGTAATAGTGCCAGTCATTCCTGCGCCCCTGTGGGGTTCACAGTAGAAAGAATAGCTGCCTGGAGTGGCATCGGCAGGGAAAGTTACATCAAATCCACCGGACATAGCAAAGGCCTGATGAGACAAAGGACCGACATCACCAGCAGAATTACCCGGATCAAACACCACATTATGGGGAGGTACACCTGCCACTTCGTAATGCACCGTATCTCCTGGAGCAATCGTCACTTCAGTCGGTTCAAACACTAGCATGCCTGTAGAAGAACCCATTTGAATCGTGGATGTTGCAGCAAGAGCAGTTGAGCCTGGCCAAAACCCACCGATTACCAGCAGTACTGCCATTAAGGTGGTCGTTAGACCCAGACGTAAGGGGTTAAGGTAGCGCATTGGTTTTCTCCAAAGCTGAAATAAACAAGTACGACAAGTTGTCATACTTCACAATACCATTGCTGCAGATAATTGAGAATTAGTCTTAATTACTTAAATGGCTGGAGTAGAAAATAGTGATCGAATGCCTGATATAGGCCTGAATTTTTTAACCTGGGTGCCTCCAATGCGGGCGAGGAGCAGGCCACTGGTTGGCAAAGTCAAACTGGGTCTGGCATAGAAGGGCTGATGAACATTCCATTGTCTTGTGGTGAAGGGGCTGTCAGCAGGCATAATTTGAGCCAACGATCAGGGCGACTCATGAGCGTTATCTGACTGTCCAAATAAGGCGTAAACATCTTGAAAAAACTGTTCTAGCTTTTTTCTAGCCAGTAATGTCGGAGGCGATTTACCATCAAAGTCCCAATCATTCGTTGTAGAACAGCATCGCCAATAGGGTTCGGTATGGGTATAGCCCATTGATTCAATACCAATGATGCGAGCGTCGGCAGATTTAGGACTCTCGGAAAAGCGGATTTGGGTCAGGACACAGTGACTATGGCAAGTGGGATGCCAACCTGGAAAATGAAAGCACAGATCAATCGAGTGAGGATCGATCAAGTATCGGAGGGCAGGGTCATGGATCCAGGGACTCAAATCTGGGTGGGCATCCAGAAATTGCTCTTTGAATAGGGAGACAATGCGAGAGATTTTGCTGAGCATCTCATAGGTCTCTGTATGGTCAGTAGCATTCACAGCTCATTTCTCCAGCCAACTAATTTATGAGATTAATTCTCAAGAAATAAAGATCTTTGCCGACAATTTTCACTTCAATTTCATACTGTTAGATTTATATTTTTCGTGTTTTTACAGATATTTCAGCAATATATCAAGGCTTTAGACTACTTCCTGATGGACTCAATGCCTGAAAAGAACCCTTGACAATTCAAATTATTATTGACATTATATATCAATAAGAAAGAGATTTTTTATTTCATCTCAGCCCAATCTAGGAGGTTCGATATGAGTACCTATACCCAAGAATTAAGGGCCACTGCAAAAGCTTTGGTGGCAAGAGGTAAGGGCATCTTGGCAATTGATGAGAGTAATGGCACTTGTAATAAGCGATTTGCTCAGCTAAGCATTCCTACGACCGAAGAAAATCGGAGAGCTTATCGGGAGTTAATCCTAACAACACCTCGACTTTCTACTTACATCAGTGGTCCCATTTTGTTTGATGAGACCATTCGACAGACGACTAGAAACGGTAAATCATTTGTACAAGTGATTACTGAAGCTGGCATGATTCCTGGGATTAAAGTAGATACCGGGGCCAAAGATTTAGCAGCTCGCCCTGGTGAAAAAGTAACGGAAGGATTAGATGGCCTGCGAGATCGCATTGCTGAGTACTACGGTATGGGGGCTCGTTTTGCTAAATGGCGGGGTGTGATCACTATTGATAATGGCATTCCCAGTCAAGCCTGCATTGATGTGAATGCGCAGGCTTTGGCCCGATATGCTGCCCTCTGTCAAGAAGGGGGTTTAGTTCCCATCGTCGAGCCAGAAGTCTTAATTGACGGTGACCATACCTTAGAACAGTGTTATCAGGTCACAGATCGCACCCTCCATACCGTGTTTGGTCAGCTCTATGATCAAGGGATTGCTTTTGATCAAATGATTCTGAAGCCCAGCATGGTGGTTGCGGGCAAAGATTGTCCCCAACAGCCCAGTGTGGACGAGGTTGCAGAGGCAACGATTAATTGTCTTCGTAAAAATGTGCCTGCTTCGGTTGCAGGAGTGGCCTTTTTGTCGGGTGGCCAAAGTGCTGAACGATCTGCTGCCCATCTCAATGTTATGAATGCCCGGTATGCAGAGATTTGTCCATGGCCGGTCACGTTTTCCTATGCGAGAGCGATCCAGCAGCCGGCATTGGAACATTGGCGAGGTGAGAGTCAGCGCGTAACCGAAGCTCAACAGCGGCTGTTGCATCGTGCCAAATGTAATAGTGCTGCCCGATTGGGTGAATATAGCTCTGAAGTTGAGCGAGAGCTGGCTCTCGTCTAAATCGTCCTCTTTTTGCGCAGATCAGATTCTGAACACAGTCTACGTTCCCTGGGGAGTTACCGCATTTCCCAGGGATTTTCTTCTATATCAATGACCTGCGAAAGACTCAATACACCGTTTCACCTTTTATGTTGAGAAGTTACCATGACCCATATTATCAATACGATTTTTGGATTTCTGGGGGGCACCATTTTAGCGGTTGAAGGTGGCTATAAAGTATTGCCCCAAACGGCATCTGCAAGAATCTTTGGTCGCCTTGCAGATGCGAAATGGTTTTTGGCACTTCAGTGGTGTGACAAATGGTCAACTCCAGCCGGGATTTTGACGAATGTCAGCCAAATTCCATTTCATAATGAACAAGCCCTAACCTTGGGGGCAGATGTGTTTATTCCACTGGACTATCGATCGGCTATTTTTAAACTCTGTTTGCCTTTGGCCCCGTTAGAAACTGCTCGGTACAATCTGCCAGTGGAGTATAGTACGGCCTGTCGTACCCTCGAAATTCAAGGCATTGAAATTGACCCTCGCTATGGCAAGGTGGCCTTGGTCCGAGAGTGTAGTGGGAAAGGTTCTGCAGTTGCGATGGCCGAAGGCCGGTCGGAGACCATCGCAGTTTAGTCTACACACCCCTAAAGTCATGTGTCGGCAGAATAAGACTTCTGGAATCACTCTGATTGAGAGATACGTGAGTGCGATCGCAACCGCACTTTTTGGCATCATCATCTTCAGTCAGGTGAAGCATGGAGAAATAAGTCAGAATCAGTGTCCATACATTCCGAGTTCAGCTTCAAGTGTCTGAGCATTTATTTGAAAAGCGGTCATAGAAGCGGAAAAGTCAACAGTTTTTCATCACGAATTTAGCAGCTTTAGAGCATTGCCCATCAGGGTATAGGTCAGCCGTCTACTACTTTCTTCAATACCTTTTCTCGTTTCTTTCCATGGACTAGAGGCACCCAAACTGGAGGTTCATATGCCATCTACCCAGTCTGTTAGAGCAACACAACTCAGAGGCGTTCCTGAGACTTTAATGATTACTCTTTATGCTCGCGCCATTGAAAATCAGCAGACAAACTCTATCCTTCACGATGCCAAGGCAGTAGAAATTATCCAGCAGCTCGATTACGACTTTTCCAAGTTTAAGCAAGGGTGGTCTTCGCAATTAGCATGCGTGATCCGAGCAGGACAGATGGATCGAATGGTTCAGAATTTTATCAAGACTCATCCCTATGCAGTGATTGTCAATTTGGGGGCTGGCTTATGTACCCGGTTCTCACGGTTGCAAACGGCCCATGTCCATTGGTATGACGTTGATTTTCCCGAGGTCATTGATCTGCGACGACAGGTATTTGAAGCTTGTGATAGCTGTAGCCAAGACGGAAGTGATAACAACCATTTAATCGCTAAATCCATCTTGGACTTTTCCTGGATGGATGAGATTGATCGTGAGTCTAAACAACCAATGATGATCATCTATGAGGGGGTTGCCATGTATCTCACAGCAGCGGAAAATCAAGCCCTCTTACAGCACATTCAAACCCGATTCGGCTCCATTGAAGTTTTATTCGATGTCATTAGTCAACGGGTTGCCCGCAGTACTTCAACCCATGACACAGTGTCCAAAACCAGTGCTGGATTTAAATGGGGAATCAACCAATCCCTAGATCTAGAACGTTGGGGTCCAGGCTTTATCCTCAAGCGGGAAGAGTTTTATCTGCAGCACTTTTTGGATGATCTACAGCGATTGCCAACGACTTGGCGATTGATTAGCCAAATATTGCCATCATTGCCAATCATGCTGTTCAAGAATTCAGGACGAATAGTCGGTCTCCAAGTTGGGCTTTAGGAACCCCATTAGACGGGCAACAACATACTGTCCCAAGACTTCAATATTTTTGGCATCCGTCCTGCAGTGATCACACAGCACTACGGCCCAGAGTTCTTTTGAAGGAACAAGAGCACAATGGAGTATCAATCAGTCCATCGCCGTAATAAGTTGGTGTAGCTTTTTGTAATCCAGTTA
The Acaryochloris marina S15 genome window above contains:
- a CDS encoding class I fructose-bisphosphate aldolase, with the protein product MSTYTQELRATAKALVARGKGILAIDESNGTCNKRFAQLSIPTTEENRRAYRELILTTPRLSTYISGPILFDETIRQTTRNGKSFVQVITEAGMIPGIKVDTGAKDLAARPGEKVTEGLDGLRDRIAEYYGMGARFAKWRGVITIDNGIPSQACIDVNAQALARYAALCQEGGLVPIVEPEVLIDGDHTLEQCYQVTDRTLHTVFGQLYDQGIAFDQMILKPSMVVAGKDCPQQPSVDEVAEATINCLRKNVPASVAGVAFLSGGQSAERSAAHLNVMNARYAEICPWPVTFSYARAIQQPALEHWRGESQRVTEAQQRLLHRAKCNSAARLGEYSSEVERELALV
- the petE gene encoding plastocyanin, which codes for MRYLNPLRLGLTTTLMAVLLVIGGFWPGSTALAATSTIQMGSSTGMLVFEPTEVTIAPGDTVHYEVAGVPPHNVVFDPGNSAGDVGPLSHQAFAMSGGFDVTFPADATPGSYSFYCEPHRGAGMTGTITVQG
- a CDS encoding chlorophyll a/b binding light-harvesting protein, which translates into the protein MQTYGQPTVNYPWYAGNARYTGFSAQFLAAHIGQIASMCFFAGTFTIYELSRYDPDLPLYSQNFVCLPQLAREGFGVGAGGVIVDTYIYFAIGMIHLFAAAVFASGALYHIVTGPKNFADSEFPGVKRFHFEWDDFETQGRILGHHLIFLGLGTFLFTGWGATHGFYDPSIGEVRAVVPEFNIVRLFKYGWAVPGFNPFFVDNLEDVQMGHLFVGFLYTLGGVFHILVKPWPYTDRLYRKNADAILAYALGGLAFLGFIACYFTAVNEITFPPEFFGPVLELRFVFAPYFADIIDTANGMHTSRFWICNFHFYWAFFCLQGHLFHALRGMGFDFRDVPKYFEQFASEV
- a CDS encoding class I SAM-dependent methyltransferase — encoded protein: MPSTQSVRATQLRGVPETLMITLYARAIENQQTNSILHDAKAVEIIQQLDYDFSKFKQGWSSQLACVIRAGQMDRMVQNFIKTHPYAVIVNLGAGLCTRFSRLQTAHVHWYDVDFPEVIDLRRQVFEACDSCSQDGSDNNHLIAKSILDFSWMDEIDRESKQPMMIIYEGVAMYLTAAENQALLQHIQTRFGSIEVLFDVISQRVARSTSTHDTVSKTSAGFKWGINQSLDLERWGPGFILKREEFYLQHFLDDLQRLPTTWRLISQILPSLPIMLFKNSGRIVGLQVGL
- a CDS encoding high light inducible protein → MDRSQLTAGTASLSGYEAEWWAGNVRNTDFSGTLLGAHLCHAALMSCVPGAFIIQEAARFQPGIPLSEQGMVFMPHLAGLGIAVGSGGEVLSTYPYFVIGVLHFFVAAFCCAGGLFHTIAGEANLGDYPEGSWAAQFDYDWDDFESTSSILGHHLLCLGVACLLFAGNAAYGNGLYDPLVGEVRQITPNLNPITLLGYLFGFANGEWTILGMAAVNNMEDLVGGHFLVAIVDIAGAAFHIINKKPTAFFKNRLIFSFPNGGLVRAGICNSEAILSYSVASVGFIAISSAIFTQYCDIAFAPEFYGVDRSGAASIQLILGVNWMVVGGLWHSLRGERLHALKNK